Proteins from a single region of Gemmatimonadota bacterium:
- a CDS encoding SRPBCC family protein, with product MAKANVFVSSVLDASVDAVWEKIRDFNALPEWHPAIADSHIEGGESSDSVGCIRNFNLHDGGNIREQLLTLSDVTFTCTYSILESPMSVEDYVATLSLTPVTDGNRTYIQWTAEFGCPADEEEELVDFIGNGVFQGGFDSLKGILAG from the coding sequence ATGGCCAAGGCTAATGTTTTTGTCAGTTCAGTGCTCGACGCTTCAGTAGATGCTGTGTGGGAAAAGATTCGCGATTTTAATGCGTTGCCCGAATGGCATCCCGCGATTGCAGATAGCCATATTGAAGGTGGTGAATCCAGCGATAGCGTGGGCTGTATTCGCAATTTTAATTTGCATGATGGCGGGAATATTCGCGAACAATTGCTGACGTTGAGCGATGTTACTTTTACGTGTACGTATTCTATTCTCGAGTCGCCTATGTCGGTTGAAGACTATGTGGCAACGCTGAGTTTGACGCCTGTTACGGATGGCAATCGAACGTATATTCAGTGGACTGCAGAATTTGGCTGTCCAGCAGATGAAGAAGAGGAACTGGTCGATTTTATCGGCAATGGCGTTTTTCAAGGCGGTTTTGATTCGCTCAAGGGTATTCTCGCGGGATAG
- a CDS encoding HigA family addiction module antidote protein, whose amino-acid sequence MAAVHEYLPDYAVPPGWVLEERLEAQGISQAEFARRCGRSPKLISEIISGKASLEPATALQFERVLGVDANVWLGIEAAYRLQCARESEAEEAAKSSEWLKQFPVNELVKRGVLRKSKSDVESVSGLLSFFGVGSIKAWHMKYSLANVAYRHSPSFKSDEIALATWLRLGELDAEQQDCADYNEMRFKQALQEIRGLTQVSIEKGLPAAQQLCNQAGVALALIKPLPKTALSGAAWWLSPRKAIIQLSARYKTDDHLWFSLFHEAAHVLLHSKKSVFIDGMKQGEIADLEAEANEWATNRLVPKREWERFVASCPCEEEVVCAFADEQGIAPGIVVGRLQHEGHLPWRELNGLKVRLEWKEVAS is encoded by the coding sequence ATGGCAGCAGTTCATGAGTATCTTCCAGACTATGCGGTCCCGCCGGGCTGGGTTTTGGAGGAGCGTTTGGAAGCGCAAGGTATATCCCAGGCCGAGTTCGCGCGGCGGTGTGGGCGCTCTCCGAAGCTGATCAGCGAGATCATCTCTGGGAAAGCCTCCCTTGAGCCAGCGACGGCATTACAGTTTGAAAGAGTGCTGGGCGTTGACGCGAACGTATGGCTCGGCATTGAAGCCGCCTACCGTCTTCAATGCGCCCGAGAATCCGAGGCGGAGGAAGCCGCCAAATCTTCAGAGTGGTTGAAACAGTTTCCGGTTAATGAACTCGTGAAACGGGGTGTTCTTCGCAAGTCAAAGTCAGATGTGGAGTCTGTGTCTGGGTTGCTCTCATTTTTCGGAGTTGGTTCGATTAAGGCCTGGCACATGAAGTATAGTTTGGCGAATGTAGCATATCGACATTCGCCGAGTTTTAAGAGCGATGAGATTGCGCTGGCAACGTGGCTCCGGCTCGGAGAGCTTGATGCAGAACAACAGGATTGCGCCGACTACAATGAGATGCGTTTTAAGCAGGCGTTACAAGAGATTCGCGGGCTGACGCAAGTGTCAATAGAAAAAGGGCTACCCGCTGCACAACAACTCTGCAATCAAGCTGGCGTTGCGCTGGCTCTAATCAAGCCGTTACCGAAAACAGCCCTTAGTGGTGCAGCGTGGTGGCTTTCCCCTCGGAAGGCTATAATCCAGTTGAGCGCACGCTACAAGACAGACGACCATTTGTGGTTCAGCTTGTTCCACGAGGCCGCGCATGTGCTTCTCCACAGTAAGAAAAGCGTATTTATTGATGGCATGAAACAGGGTGAGATTGCGGACCTTGAAGCCGAAGCGAATGAATGGGCGACAAATAGGCTGGTGCCGAAGCGGGAGTGGGAGCGGTTTGTTGCAAGTTGTCCGTGCGAAGAGGAAGTGGTTTGTGCATTCGCTGACGAACAGGGTATTGCCCCGGGTATCGTCGTCGGGAGGCTTCAACATGAAGGCCATCTTCCCTGGAGGGAATTGAATGGACTTAAGGTCCGCCTGGAATGGAAAGAGGTGGCATCTTAA
- a CDS encoding killer suppression protein, with product MDITFRTSKTARTFNSARLLQRVYGPRMAKVIMIRLATLKAAETLEQVPTTPPDRCHQLRGDRDEQYAVNLVYPYRLIFEPNHNPIPRKEDGGIDAKKVSAITIIEVIDYH from the coding sequence TTGGACATCACCTTTCGAACAAGTAAGACCGCGAGAACTTTTAACTCTGCTCGCTTACTCCAAAGGGTGTATGGCCCTCGTATGGCAAAGGTGATTATGATCCGCCTCGCTACGCTAAAGGCCGCCGAGACATTAGAGCAGGTGCCCACGACTCCGCCAGATCGGTGTCACCAGCTTCGAGGAGATCGCGACGAGCAATATGCCGTTAATCTTGTCTATCCCTATCGGCTAATTTTTGAGCCTAATCACAATCCTATACCACGGAAGGAGGATGGAGGAATAGATGCGAAGAAAGTGAGTGCTATCACGATCATTGAAGTGATCGACTACCACTGA
- a CDS encoding M42 family metallopeptidase, whose protein sequence is MELLKELCECSGVPGREERLREIVRRELEPIADELRVDGMGNLIIKKNASAGENPKKLMLAAHMDEIGFVVSHIDKQGLLRLVPLGGHDPRNMVAQRVTVAGTEKDHTGLLYPGVKPPHIQTEADRNKKLDVSDFVVDLYMSADDVKEEIEIGAMVTLQRDFVEIGNGVSCKAMDNRIAVYVMIEAVKRAESFAFETYPVATVQEEIGLRGATASAFGVNPDVGVALDITLAADIPGIPEHEQVTRLGDGTAIKIQDSSSISHPGLVSHMKTLAKERDIKYQMEILPRGGTDAGGIQRIRAGVPVITLSIPTRYVHTSIELADKDDIDATIQLLAAFLEEGHRTDWDMV, encoded by the coding sequence ATGGAGCTATTAAAAGAATTGTGTGAATGTTCGGGAGTACCTGGGCGCGAAGAGCGGTTGCGCGAAATCGTGCGGCGAGAGTTGGAACCCATCGCAGATGAACTTCGCGTAGATGGAATGGGCAACTTAATCATCAAAAAGAACGCAAGCGCGGGCGAGAACCCCAAAAAACTAATGCTGGCCGCGCACATGGACGAAATAGGCTTTGTCGTATCCCACATCGACAAACAGGGCCTCTTGCGCCTCGTACCTCTGGGTGGACATGACCCTCGCAACATGGTCGCACAGCGCGTCACCGTCGCTGGCACCGAAAAAGACCACACAGGTCTGCTCTACCCCGGAGTAAAACCCCCGCATATCCAGACAGAAGCTGACCGCAACAAAAAACTGGACGTCAGTGACTTTGTCGTAGATCTCTACATGTCAGCCGACGACGTGAAAGAAGAAATCGAAATCGGTGCAATGGTAACACTACAACGCGACTTTGTCGAAATCGGCAACGGCGTAAGTTGCAAAGCCATGGACAATCGGATCGCCGTATATGTCATGATCGAAGCCGTAAAACGGGCCGAATCCTTCGCCTTTGAAACATATCCCGTAGCCACAGTACAGGAAGAAATTGGCCTGCGGGGTGCAACCGCGAGTGCTTTTGGCGTAAATCCAGACGTGGGCGTAGCACTGGACATCACACTGGCGGCCGACATACCGGGCATCCCCGAACACGAACAGGTCACGCGCCTGGGGGATGGCACTGCAATAAAAATTCAGGATTCCAGTTCAATTTCACATCCGGGATTGGTCTCACACATGAAAACCCTCGCAAAAGAGCGCGACATCAAATACCAGATGGAAATACTGCCCCGGGGCGGCACAGACGCAGGCGGAATACAGCGAATTCGAGCCGGAGTGCCCGTAATCACCCTCTCCATCCCCACGCGCTACGTCCATACATCCATCGAACTGGCCGACAAAGACGACATCGACGCCACCATCCAACTACTGGCAGCCTTTCTCGAAGAAGGCCACCGCACGGATTGGGACATGGTATAA
- a CDS encoding 2OG-Fe(II) oxygenase — protein sequence MLNAKRLTMGILNRGERAPDFVLPIMDGSQTRFYSRAGGRPTLLIFTGEEQVLEGLERSEEVDVFVVGPLGLAKANVTVFIDGENAVGKAYGLEGDFAAFALDANLRVLLGIEDPQAFGQVYQALESLPSHRAIDVDVQAPVLLIPNVLTPDICQALINVWATQGNIETGVESSRSGIRRDVIDYENKKRRDHEVTDARLLRLLTSTVGRRVMPEVQRAFHYRATRFEGFKIACYDSESGGFFRAHRDNLSPSTAHRRFALTLNLNDDYTGGYLVFPEFGPHRYRPPAGDAIAFSSSFLHEVQPVTQGRRFTLLSFLFHEEQ from the coding sequence ATGTTAAACGCTAAGAGGCTCACTATGGGTATCCTGAACCGGGGCGAACGCGCTCCCGACTTTGTTCTTCCGATAATGGACGGTTCTCAAACGCGCTTTTATTCCCGCGCAGGCGGTCGTCCGACGCTTTTGATTTTTACAGGGGAAGAACAGGTTTTGGAAGGTTTGGAGCGTTCGGAAGAGGTAGATGTTTTTGTTGTTGGTCCATTGGGACTCGCGAAGGCCAATGTCACTGTATTTATCGACGGTGAAAACGCGGTTGGCAAAGCTTATGGTCTCGAGGGAGATTTTGCCGCGTTTGCGCTGGATGCCAATCTGCGGGTTCTGTTGGGGATTGAGGATCCGCAGGCTTTTGGTCAGGTTTATCAGGCCCTTGAGAGCCTGCCTTCTCATCGGGCGATTGATGTCGATGTCCAGGCGCCCGTTCTGCTCATTCCAAATGTTCTGACTCCAGATATCTGCCAGGCGCTTATCAATGTGTGGGCGACACAGGGGAATATAGAGACCGGGGTTGAAAGCTCCAGATCTGGCATTCGACGCGATGTTATCGATTATGAGAACAAAAAGCGGCGAGATCACGAGGTTACCGATGCCCGCCTTTTGCGTTTGCTTACTTCTACGGTGGGGCGCCGGGTTATGCCCGAGGTGCAACGCGCTTTCCACTACCGGGCGACGCGTTTTGAGGGTTTCAAAATAGCGTGTTATGACTCGGAGAGTGGGGGGTTTTTTCGCGCCCATCGCGATAATCTCAGTCCTTCAACTGCCCATCGCCGCTTTGCGCTTACGCTCAATCTCAATGATGATTATACAGGTGGGTATCTCGTTTTTCCCGAGTTTGGTCCCCACCGCTATCGCCCGCCAGCAGGCGATGCGATCGCGTTTTCCAGTTCTTTTCTCCACGAGGTCCAGCCCGTGACCCAGGGACGTCGGTTTACGTTGCTTTCGTTTTTGTTTCATGAGGAGCAATGA